In a single window of the Nicotiana tomentosiformis chromosome 8, ASM39032v3, whole genome shotgun sequence genome:
- the LOC104104591 gene encoding protein NRT1/ PTR FAMILY 6.3-like: MALPETQQDTKTLPDAWDYKGRPAVRSSSGGWSSAAMILGIEAVERLTTLGIAVNLVTYLTGTMHLGNASSANNVTNFLGTSFMLTLLGGFVADTFLGRYLTIGIFTTIQAMGVTILTISTIIPSLRPPKCSPGSSTCIPASSKQLMVLYIALYMTALGTGGLKSSVSGFGSDQFDETDKKERGQMIKFFNWFFFFINVGSLGAVTVLVYIQDNLGREYGYGICACAIVIGLVIFLSGTRKYRFKKLVGSPLTQIASVFVAAWNKRHMELPSDSSLLYNIDDIPGDGNKKAKQRLPHSKEFRFLDKAAIKVQDPESAGITVVNKWNLSTLTDVEEVKLVVRMLPTWATTIMFWTVYAQMTTFSVSQATTMDRHIGNFEIPPASLTLFFVGSILLTCIFYDRAVVPVCRRVLNNPHGTSPLQRIAVGLILSIIAMIAAALTEVKRLNVAHLHGLTNDANAKVPLSVFWLVPQFLLVGAGEAFTYIGQLDFFLRECPKGMKTMSTGLFLSTLSLGFFFSSILVTIVHKVTGKNPWLADNLNQGRLYDFYWLLATLSVLNLMIFLFISRRYVYKEKRLAECGIEMEDSEPACH, encoded by the exons ATGGCACTTCCTGAAACACAACAAGATACAAAAACTCTCCCAGATGCCTGGGATTACAAAGGTCGACCAGCTGTTCGATCCTCGTCCGGCGGTTGGTCCAGCGCCGCCATGATTTTAG GGATTGAGGCAGTGGAGAGGCTAACGACGTTAGGTATTGCTGTAAATCTGGTGACATACTTGACTGGAACCATGCATTTAGGAAATGCTAGTTCGGCCAACAACGTTACAAATTTTCTTGGAACTTCATTTATGCTCACTTTGCTTGGTGGTTTCGTAGCCGACACTTTTCTTGGACG ATATCTTACAATTGGCATCTTTACCACTATTCAAGCCATG GGTGTTACCATATTGACCATCTCCACAATAATCCCAAGCCTACGACCACCAAAGTGTTCCCCAGGGAGCTCAACATGCATTCCAGCAAGTTCCAAACAACTCATGGTTCTATACATAGCACTATACATGACGGCGCTCGGCACCGGCGGCCTGAAATCCAGCGTCTCCGGCTTCGGTTCCGACCAGTTCGACGAAACCGACAAGAAAGAAAGAGGACAGATGATAAAATTCTTCAACTGGTTCTTTTTCTTCATTAATGTGGGATCACTTGGTGCAGTGACAGTACTAGTGTATATTCAAGATAATTTGGGAAGAGAATATGGTTATGGAATATGTGCTTGTGCTATTGTTATTGGTTTGGTCATATTCTTATCGGGCACAAGAAAATATCGTTTCAAGAAACTTGTGGGAAGTCCATTGACACAAATTGCTTCAGTTTTTGTGGCTGCTTGGAACAAAAGGCATATGGAATTGCCTTCTGATTCTTCTCTTTTATACAATATTGATGATATTCCTGGGGATGGAAACAAAAAAGCTAAGCAGAGGTTGCCTCACAGCAAGGAATTCCg TTTCTTGGACAAGGCAGCCATTAAAGTACAGGACCCTGAATCCGCTGGAATTACCGTGGTAAATAAATGGAACTTATCAACTTTAACCGACGTTGAAGAAGTAAAATTGGTAGTCCGAATGTTACCAACATGGGCCACGACCATTATGTTTTGGACTGTCTATGCTCAAATGACAACATTTTCCGTGTCACAAGCTACAACCATGGACCGTCACATCGGAAATTTCGAAATTCCTCCGGCTTCATTGACACTCTTCTTCGTCGGAAGTATCCTCCTAACGTGCATATTCTACGACCGCGCTGTCGTTCCGGTTTGCCGACGTGTCCTCAACAACCCTCACGGTACAAGCCCGTTGCAACGTATTGCAGTTGGCTTAATCCTTTCAATTATAGCCATGATTGCTGCTGCTTTAACTGAAGTGAAAAGATTGAATGTTGCACATTTGCATGGATTGACCAATGATGCTAATGCAAAGGTTCCTTTGAGTGTTTTTTGGTTAGTCCCACAATTCTTGCTAGTAGGGGCAGGTGAGGCATTTACTTACATTGGACAACTTGATTTCTTTCTAAGGGAATGTCCTAAAGGGATGAAGACAATGAGCACAGGGTTATTCTTGAGTACACTTTCACTAGGGTTTTTCTTTAGTTCTATTTTGGTGACTATAGTGCACAAGGTGACAGGGAAAAACCCATGGTTAGCTGATAATTTAAACCAAGGGAGGCTCTATGATTTCTATTGGCTATTGGCAACGTTGAGTGtgttgaatttgatgattttCTTGTTTATTTCGAGACGGTATGTGTACAAGGAGAAGAGGCTTGCTGAGTGTGGGATTGAAATGGAGGATTCAGAACCAGCTTGCCACTAA